The following DNA comes from Mycobacteroides immunogenum.
GGCGCTGTACGCCAGCTACTTCACCGTAACTGTGGGAACTGAGCACTACACCGTTTAGCTCAAGTTGAGGTTGAGAATGTGCAAGCGAACAATTTTCGAATATATTTGCGCTTGTCTGCATAATGATACAGAATTGGCGCTATGACTACTGGGTTCTCGGTCGCGGTCGCCGGTGCCAGCGGATATGCGGGCGGCGAGTTGTTGCGCCTGCTGCTGGCGCACCCGGCATACGCCGCGGGCCGTCTTCGTATTGGAGTGCTGACCGCCGGTTCCAATGCCGGAAGTGGCCTCATCGAGCATCACCCAAATTTGACGCCGCTGGCTGACCATAAGTTACAGCCGACCGATCCCGCGCTGCTGCGTGGTCATGACGTGGTGTTCCTTGCTCTACCTCATGGTTCCTCGGCAAAGATTGCCGAAGAACTTGGCCCGCAGACCCTCATCATCGACTGCGGCGCCGACTTCCGGCTGACCGATGCCGCGGCGTGGGAGCGCTACTACGGGTCGCAACATGCGGGAAGTTGGCCGTACGGGCTGCCGGAGCTGCCGGGTGGGCGTGACGTACTGCACGGCACCAAGCGGGTGGCGGTGCCGGGCTGTTATCCGACGGCCGCCCTGCTCGCACTGTCGCCCGCGGTGGCCGCGGGTTTGGTGGAACCGTCGGTCACCGTGGTGGCGGTGAGCGGCACCACCGGCGCGGGACGGGCTCCCAAGGCGGACCTGCTTGCCTCCGAGGTGATGGGGTCGGCCCGCGCGTACAACATCGCCGGGGCGCACCGGCACACTCCGGAGATCGCCCAAGGGCTCAAGCACCCGTCGGGCAAGCCGGTAAGTGTCTCGTTTACCCCGGTACTCATTCCGATGCCCCGGGGCATCCTCGCGACCTGCACGGCGCCCACCACGGCCACCCTTGCCGAGATTCGTGGTGCCTACGAAGAGGCTTATGGCACTGAAGAATTCATTCATGTGCTGCCCGAAGGACAGCTGCCCACCACCAAAGCGGTGGCAGGCAGTAACGCGGCACATATCGGGCTTGCCGTGGACCCTGACGCCGGTGTGCTGGTCGCCATCGCGGCCATCGACAACTTGGTGAAGGGCACCGCCGGCGCCGCGATCCAGTCCATGAACCTTGCGCTCGGCTGGCCCGAAGCCGACGGCCTTTCCATTGTGGGGGTAGCACCATGACCAATGACGTTGTCGCTTCACCGCTCGTACGTACCCAGGGCGTCACGGCGCCCGCGGGCTTCAAGGCCGCCGGAATCAGCGCGGGCATCAAGGCGTCCGGGAAGGCGGACCTCGCCTTGGTGTTCAACGAGGGCCCCGACTACGCCGCGGCCGGTGTCTTCACCCGTAACAAGGTGAAAGCCGCTCCGGTGCTCTGGTCGCAGCAGGTGCTCACCACGGGCCGTCTGCGTGCGGTGATTCTCAATTCGGGTGGCGCCAATGCCTGTACCGGCCCACAGGGATTCCAGGACAGTCACGCCACCGCCGAAGAAGTCGCCAAGACCTTGAGTGACTGGGGCACGGAAACCGGTGCCATCGAGGTGGCGGTGTGTTCCACCGGCTTGATCGGTGACCGGCTGCCGATGAACAAGGTGCTGGCCGGGGTGCAGGAGATCGTGCACGAATTGGCCGGCGGCCTGGGCGGCGGAACCGATGCCGCGCACGCCATCATGACCACCGACACCGTGCCCAAAGAAGTGGCGCTGCATCACAAAGCGGGCTGGACGGTCGGCGCCATGGGCAAGGGTGCGGGCATGCTTGCCCCGTCCCTTGCCACCATGCTCGTGGTCATCACGACCGATGCCGTCGTACCGGCCGAGCAGCTGGAATCGGCGCTTCGTGCTGCCACCACACGCACCTTCGATCGGCTCGATGTCGACGGCAGTTGTTCGACCAATGACACCGTACTGCTGTTGGCCTCCGGGGCCAGCGAGATGACCCCGGACGCAGAGGAATTCGCGCAAGCCGTGCTTCGGGTGTGTGACGATCTCGCGGCACAGTTGCAGGCCGATGCGGAGGGCGTCACCAAACGGGTACTGATCACCGTCACCGGTGCCGCCAGTGAGGACGACGCGGTAGCCACCGCCCGGGTAGTCGCCCGCGACAGCCTGGTGAAAACGGCTCTGTTCGGTTCCGACCCCAACTGGGGCCGGGTCTTGGCCGCAGTCGGCATGGCCCCGATCGAGCTCGACCCAGATCGGGTCACGGTGTCGTTCAACGGAAATCTTGTGTGCGCCAACTGCACCGGCCTGCCCAGTGCCCGGGACATCGATCTGTCGGGGCCGGATGTCGAGGTGCTCATCGACCTTGGCGCCGGAGAGAGGTCGGCGACCATCCGCACCACGGACCTGTCGCACGCTTATGTCGAAGAGAACTCGGCGTACAGCTCGTGAAGGCGACGAAGAAGGCGATCAAGAAGGCCGCGGTGCTCGCGGCGGCACTTCCGTGGCTCAAGAAGCTGCACGGCACCATCGTCGTCATCAAGTACGGCGGCAATGCGATGACCGACGACGCGCTGAAGAACGCCTTCGCCGAAGACATGGTGTTCCTGCGCAACTGCGGCATCCATCCGGTTGTCGTGCACGGTGGCGGCCCGCAGATCAGTGCCATGCTGAAAAAGCTCGGCGTGGCAGGTGAATTCAAGGGCGGCTTCCGGGTAACCACGCCGGAGGTCCTCGACATCGCACGCATGGTGCTGTTCGGCCAGGTGGGCCGCGAGCTGGTTGGGTTGATCAACAACCACGGGCCTTACGCCGTCGGTATCACGGGTGAGGACGCTCAGCTGTTCACGGCAGTCCGGCGCACCGCGACGGTAGACGGAGTCCAGACTGACATCGGATTGGTTGGCGATGTTGCGCAGGTAAACCCGGAAGCGATTCTCGACCTGATAGACGCCGGGCGGATTCCGGTGGTGTCCACGGTGGCGCCGGATGCCGACGGTGTGGTGCACAACCTGAACGCGGATACCGCGGCCGGTGCTCTCGCGGAAGCCCTCGGCGCCGAGCGTCTGTTGATGCTCACCGATATCGAGGGCCTATACACCGACTGGCCTGACCGAGGATCCCTGGTGACGGAAATCGCGGCGGAAGATCTGCGGCTGCTCTTGCCGAAGCTGGAATCGGGCATGATCCCGAAAATCGAGGCGTGCCTGCGCGCCGTGGATGGCGGGGTGCCCA
Coding sequences within:
- the argB gene encoding acetylglutamate kinase, producing the protein MKATKKAIKKAAVLAAALPWLKKLHGTIVVIKYGGNAMTDDALKNAFAEDMVFLRNCGIHPVVVHGGGPQISAMLKKLGVAGEFKGGFRVTTPEVLDIARMVLFGQVGRELVGLINNHGPYAVGITGEDAQLFTAVRRTATVDGVQTDIGLVGDVAQVNPEAILDLIDAGRIPVVSTVAPDADGVVHNLNADTAAGALAEALGAERLLMLTDIEGLYTDWPDRGSLVTEIAAEDLRLLLPKLESGMIPKIEACLRAVDGGVPSAHIIDGRVEHCVLVELFTDEGVGTIVRKVS
- the argJ gene encoding bifunctional glutamate N-acetyltransferase/amino-acid acetyltransferase ArgJ; the protein is MTNDVVASPLVRTQGVTAPAGFKAAGISAGIKASGKADLALVFNEGPDYAAAGVFTRNKVKAAPVLWSQQVLTTGRLRAVILNSGGANACTGPQGFQDSHATAEEVAKTLSDWGTETGAIEVAVCSTGLIGDRLPMNKVLAGVQEIVHELAGGLGGGTDAAHAIMTTDTVPKEVALHHKAGWTVGAMGKGAGMLAPSLATMLVVITTDAVVPAEQLESALRAATTRTFDRLDVDGSCSTNDTVLLLASGASEMTPDAEEFAQAVLRVCDDLAAQLQADAEGVTKRVLITVTGAASEDDAVATARVVARDSLVKTALFGSDPNWGRVLAAVGMAPIELDPDRVTVSFNGNLVCANCTGLPSARDIDLSGPDVEVLIDLGAGERSATIRTTDLSHAYVEENSAYSS
- the argC gene encoding N-acetyl-gamma-glutamyl-phosphate reductase → MTTGFSVAVAGASGYAGGELLRLLLAHPAYAAGRLRIGVLTAGSNAGSGLIEHHPNLTPLADHKLQPTDPALLRGHDVVFLALPHGSSAKIAEELGPQTLIIDCGADFRLTDAAAWERYYGSQHAGSWPYGLPELPGGRDVLHGTKRVAVPGCYPTAALLALSPAVAAGLVEPSVTVVAVSGTTGAGRAPKADLLASEVMGSARAYNIAGAHRHTPEIAQGLKHPSGKPVSVSFTPVLIPMPRGILATCTAPTTATLAEIRGAYEEAYGTEEFIHVLPEGQLPTTKAVAGSNAAHIGLAVDPDAGVLVAIAAIDNLVKGTAGAAIQSMNLALGWPEADGLSIVGVAP